Within the Channa argus isolate prfri chromosome 12, Channa argus male v1.0, whole genome shotgun sequence genome, the region TCACTTGTtgcatgaagagagaaaactaatCCAGTCTCTGTTGATCTGTGGAACGTCGGCTATttggacaaagcacaaaaatgtagttaacaTTAGCAGCACAGCTAATGCTGCTGAAGAGCTACAACAACcattaaccctcctgttatgttggtttctgaggaacagccttgatgttcccgggtcaatttgacccgggAACATCAATTCTCTTTTGACATGGTCAACTTGACCCTTATTATACAGTTAATCatacaaaagtgtcagaaaccaaaaagtcccaaaaaacattgtttatatctcatcattaaatccattactaaccatttcaatcaatatttagttcaatgatgttctttactgttcacagatcatggtTCAATGAGCATAGGTCACtcgtttattacaaaaagatcatgttaaaacttttttgaatgtacactgaaaaaaaactacaaataaattacaatagttttataggcaattgatttttaaaaattttattttatattttgaaattttttttttgtttatggagtgatattgataaattaaaacctgaacagcacctttgtaatataaacatgtaggGGGGTTACACATATGTGAACGGAACCATTTTTAGTTTATAGGTTGATTACACTACATAAGCCAaacaggagaagtttcaaattgaaaaaatacttttaagtattttttttagattgttaaactttaaaacgggtcaatttgaccctgaacacaaCAGGAGGGTTAAGGTGGATTAATTTTTCTCAGTGCTTCATTCCGGTTGTGAATCAATTAAAACACCTTCAATCTCAACACAACTCTCTGTTAGCACCTACACAAGAATAATGTCCAACAGACCAGAGATAATCTTCAGATAAGAACCACaaagtgtgctgcacattttgttctatgCTTAACTGAATTTTTCATTAACTCTATCAGGATATGAGATGTTGTTCATGTCACACAGCTCTGATCCACATGTCTTAACTGTGGCTCATGTAAATTCAGGTTCACAGATATTATAGTCATCATTTTCCTCACAACCTTTTCCAGAAACTATaaccatctctttatttttcctaaTGTAAAGGTGAAGATTATGATCTGTAGACCAGCTCCTTTCTCTATGCtgatacatctgatgttgttctgAGCCTAACCAGTGTCGTGTcgtcagcacatttaaacttcttcACTGAGTCATGACAAGTGGTCcaatcatttgtgtaaagtcTAGATTTCTGTATGTAGGAAGGTTTTATAGATGAATAACAAGGAATGATTAGTCCTTGTCAGCAAAGACGTCCATCCAGCTTCTGAAGTAATGATTGATGAACATGGTGCAGAATCTCTTTGAACTGGAAAAGACTTGAACTTGGTTtggtaaaaagacacaacaatggTTTAGTTTGATCTATTGcttgtcaaagaagcagagagaggtgtgtctgagggagggaggggggagaacaaggtatttataccatgtcagatgtgaggacTTGACACTTGCAGCGATGGCTTCCTACAAAGTGATGAGTGTGGTGACTCTGCAGACACCAGGTAagaacctcctcactgtccacacctgaaCCAATCAGGTTTCAGATCTAATTCACGtaaaaaactgaacactgatgaagtgagatctgtggtgagggggcagcagtggctcaggtggtgactGTCCACCTGTCGACCGTAGCAGCCCAACTGTGTAGAGtcatatgtggaaatgtacctggaaatgttatattttattaacataatttgtattaaaatagaatttatacTTCTGAAGCAAAAATTTAATTACAgagtaaattttaatttattaaaaatataattagatttgatgtgtttttgagttATTTAAGTTACatatgagtaaaataaatacatagagAAATAAAATTCAAGTCACTTGAAACCTTTAGCatctaaattttattttgtcatctgttgaattttgtggaaaaagacaaaataaacaacaaacaatttttaataatgtttaaaaagaaatctgttgataattagtaataaatgttaaaaaataaatttaaaacatatttagtgaAAACATTAGTGTTGtataaaaggtgtgtgtgtgtattactaacagtttctttgtgttctgtgtttcagagagtctctcacagctggatggtaagtcccagtttgctcctgtctgatttagttaaagatgatcttcacactgttgttggatagaaatgtttcagattgtgtttgtgtcaaatcTAGAACTTCAGACTGCAGGTAGACAACACAAAtcagtcacatttttttataaaatgtgactgATTTGCTATAATCAGGCTGATTCAGACAATTACAAAAACTCATGACTTGAATTGaaacaaaatcagtgaaaacatttcagtcaGAGTCAAGATTCTTTGTCATTTCACacgttattttttaaaagcacagactgaaatgaaattttgtTCCTCACGAGTTTCTGAGCACAAAATAGAaaagtagtaataaaaaaaagcaatcaaCTGTAAATaggtcacaaaaacacaacacacagtagattaaagtgacaaatgatttcaaattgtAAACAGTTACACTCATTAAGCAGTGGTCCTCTCATGGGGAGGGGTTTATGAGGACGGTGTGAGGGTGCAGTCTACTGTGAGTCTCACAGGAGTGTAGGAGTGGCCTTATTACCTGCTTAGCAAGCAGGTAATATACAGACTGGTTAGCACACAGGCAGTTTAGCAGATTAGCAGTTTAGCAGACCGGTAACAGGCCAAACTGATTTATCAGCAGGCTTCAGGCAGGTGATTGCAGACATTACCATGATCCAAATGACACATAGACAATGTCTGGAAGGCTCACTGAAGTCATGCAGGGGACTGTGGGAAGGGCTGGGTTTGAGTCACGGGAACAGGTGTAACCATTTAGGAGAGGTGATGAATGTAAAGTGGCTGAACAGAGCAGGATGTGGAGACAggtgaatacaaaataaaagacagagacGGGAAGTGAAACCAAAGGGCCAATCATGACAAGTAGGGATCACCACGGCAAACCATTGCAGCTCTTCATGAAACTGTGCTGACAAAGTCAGAGACAAAAATTTTAATACTCCACTGCATCAAAGTGAAATATCCCAGGAGTCTTAGACTATATTTTGGTCTCTTTATAAACTTTGGAACCTCCACGATCATCTAAACTACATCTATGTGGGTTTAACTTAAACGCACAAAGTTTACAAGGCTTTAAAGCCAAAATTCTCAACCTGTTTGGTTTGTCTCCAGCTGTGGTCTGTGGCCAGGCCCCGCTGAATACTTGTGTTCTGAGAGGAAGCTCTTATGTTACAGATGGTGAGTGTCCGTGGATGGAGAGTCTACAGAAGGATGGACGTCGTGTGTGTGGTCGGACTCTGGTGGACGAGGACTCTGTGCTGAGCAGTGTCGACTGTTTCTCAAGGTGAGACACCTGGGACATGTTCGTGTTTGTCCATCACCACAGTGGACAGTTGTTGTAGAAAAGGACTGGGTCAGGTGGGGAATCCACAAAATACTGAGACAGACGGACTAacaggttgttggtttggtTCGGCACACAGTGATATATTGTTGACTGTAGCTTCATCCTTTGTCCTTTGGGACAGAAACACTGAGCCAGTTCTTTGATCAACAGTCCAACAAGTTGAACCTGTAAAGATCCAGTCCTGGTTTAAAAtcagatgttttaaagtgttgagttTTTCTCAGTCCTAATTTAACTCATGTTATCTCCCTCAGTTTACCCACAGGATGTGTTTGGACCCTCCCCCCAACCCTGTCCAAGTACAACTGTCTGGACAACGAAGGATGTTTGGTGTGAGCTTGTCATGCTGgccatgtttgtgcttttaaggGTTTAAGGCCTTTCAGCCACCAGTAGTTTAGCTCTGATTATCCAGCAGTGACTAACAGCTGTGCAGGAGAGGAGTcacacaatgatcccacaagaATAGAAGTTTCCTGTTCAGTCATTttttctctgaacattgttgaaGATCTGCTTCACATGAGGATTTTATTAAAggaacctgcatctctgagctctttgtgacttttatttaaatcagtgaTTTCCACTGTGCACGTTCACAAACTGATCATGTGCTGGGGTGTAGCTATAGACCCTCTAGAGGTATAGTAGCACCATCTATTGATAAAAATATGCTATAGCACCAAAGTGTGTCTTAAGAGAAATTATTGTTCCAGTTTCAGGAAGCTTGTCACATTAGTTTATACAGACATTGGACATGTACCAGGCGTGTCACATACAAAGGACTCACAAGGGCTAAACACTCAAGATAGAAGAAGGAACTCAAACTTGACATCCgattaagaaaataacaagatATTTTAGGGTTTTATGTAAGACAGACGGGTGGGTGGATTtcaaataacattataaaatgagcctaataacaaatacaaagtgcagaaaacacCACTCAGCAATAACGGAGAAGCAGTGGAACCCTGAGCTTGTTTCTCTACAACAACATATCTGTTAAtctgtgttaattttttcttctatatataatattaaatatatctttatattatttgatttttttacatgtCACTTTGTAGGAAACCATTAAGATTCACTTCATCACACCAGCTCTGGCATAAACACCTTCTTCTaaaacctctctctgcttctttgacaaaCAATCCTGGCAgcggcatctttctcactctcgtAGCTTCTCTAcctgtgtgctgcagggctcagttcttggtcctcttctcttttctgtctatactacatccctgggctctatcatccactcacatggtctttcctatcactgctatgctgatgacacacagctcttcctgtcctttccactggacaactccactgtctcatcgcgcatttctgcctgtctctcagacatttCTTCCTGGATGAGAGGGACACATCTttagctcaacctctccaagaccgaagtccttgtcttcccagccagaccttcgacgcaacacagcatcagcatcaacattggatctacagtgattgtcccactaagtcggccaaaaatctgggggtcatcatcatGTTGCAAAAAATAtgagcaataaggcaataaaggtgagttagtgcagttctgaaacaaataaatgtgcaaatgcaaaatgtgactcaatgtaaacagttgtgtccatgttaacagttattttatgttcatggttgtaaactcctgtcagctgtttaggagtctgatggcagaggggaagaaagagttcttcagtctcgaggttctgcatttcacacttctgttcctccgtcctgagggtagaagtgtgaacagtccgtgctggggttgggaggggtctttgagtatggaagcagctctcctgtggactctgtggtggtagatgctctggaGAGAGGGCAGtagagtcctggtgatcttctgtgcaggCTTCACTACTCTCTGCAGGTGTTTATggtccatggcagtagtgctgctgtaccacacagtgatgcagttggtcaggacactctgaatgacgcagctgtagaaattgctgaggatcttaggcgacatgccaaacttcctcagcctcctcagaaaatacagccgctgttgggTCTTCTTGACCCGCTGCGTGACGTGAGctgtccaagtgaggtcctcactgatgtggacacccaggtatttaaagtttaaagttctctcctttctcatgtccacgatcatttccttcgtcttgtccgtgttgagggtgaggttgttgtctccacaccatgacaccagactggccacctccctcctgtaggctgcctcgtcaccaccagcaatgcgtcctatcactgcggtATTGTCCGcaaacttcaggatgatgttgtccttgtgggaggcgacacagtcgtaggtgaacagggtgtagaggatggggctgagtacacaaccctgtggagtgccaatgtttgtgatgatactgGCTGAAGACCTtttaccaatcctgacagactgagtcctgccagtcaggaagtcttggagccagtcacagagggtggggggtagaccaagtgtggacagtttgtgggtgaggtTGTGGGAAATGACCGTATTGAAGGCGGAGTTGTAGTTGATGAAGAGTATCCTGaggtcttcttcttcttcttttcctttcggctgctccctttcaggggtcgccacagcgaatcatgtgcctccatctaactctatcctctgcatcctcttcactcacaccaactaacttcatgtcctccctcactacatccataaatctcctctttggtcttcctctagacctcctgcctggcagctccaacctcagcatccttctaccgatatattcacagtttctcctctgaacatgtccaaaccacctcaatctggcctctctgactttatctccaaaacatctaacatgagctgtccctctgatgtactcattcctgatcctgtccatcctcgtcactcccaaagagaacctcaacatcttaagctctgctacctccagctctgcctcctgtcttttcttcagtgcaacagtctctaagccgaacaacattgctggtctcaccaccgtcttgaacacctttcctttcattctcgctgatactcttttatcacacaacacacctgacacttttctccacccgttccaacctgcctgcactcgcctcttcacctcttttccacactcaccgttgctctgaaccgttgaccctaagtacttaaagtcctgcaccttcttcacctctgctccctgtaacctcaccattccacctgggtccctctcattgacacacatgtattctgtcttgctgcggctaagcttcattcctctgttttccagagcagacctccacctctctagattttcctccacctgctccctgctctcactacaaataacaaagtcatctgcaaacatcatagtccagggagattcttgtctaacctcatctgtcagtcagtccatcaccagagcaaacaagaagggggtcaaagccgatccttgatgcagacccacctccaccttgaactcctctgtcacacctacagcacctcaccactgtcttacagctctcatacatgtcctgcaccactctaacatacttctctgccactccagacatcctcatacaataccacagctcctctctcggcaccctgtcatacgctttttctaaatctacgaagacacaatgcaactccctatgaccttctctgtacttctccatcagcgtcctcaaagcaaatactgcatctgttgttctctttctaggcatgaaaccatattgctgctcacaaatgttcacctctgcccttagccgagcttccactactctttcccacaacttcattgtgtgactcatcagctttattcctctgtagttgccacagctctgcacatctcccttgttcttaaaaattggtaccagtacacttttcctccagtcctctggcatcctctcactctccaagatcttgttaaacaaactagacaaaaactctactgccacctctcctagacacttccatacctccacaggtttgtcatcaggaccaactgcctttccgctcttcatcctcttcaatgtcctcctcacttcactcttactaatctttgctacttcctgctccacaccagtcacctcttctactcttcgttccctttcattttcctcgttcatcaactcttcaaaggtctccttccatcttcccatcacactcctggcacctgtcaatacatttccatccttatctttaatcaccctaacctgctgcacatcctttccatctctatctctttgtctggccaacctgtacaaatccacctttccctctttagtgtccaacctggcatacaagtcctcatatgctctttgtttggcctttgccacctctatcttcaccttacgctgtatctccctgttctcctgtctactctcttcagtctctcagtgtcccacttcttcttagctaacctctttctctgtatacactcctgaacttcctcgttccaccaccaagtctccttctccgctttcctctttccagatgacacaccgagtaccctcctacctgtctccctgatcacattatctgtagtagtccagtcatctggaagcacctccaaaccacccagagtctgtctcagctcctccctgaaaactaaacgacattcttcctttttcaacttccaccacttcgtcctctgctctgccttagtcctcttcatcttcctcaccaccagcatcattttacacaccaccatcctgtgttgtctggctacagtctcccctaccaatgctttacagtcactgatctctttcagattacaacttctacacaagatgtagtctacctgagtgcttctacctccgctcttgtacgtcacttgttcctgcttcttctgaaagaaagtgtttactacagccatttccatcctctttgcaaagtcaaccaccatctgtccttctgtgttcctgtcctgaagaccaaacctgcccatcacagtctcatcacctctgttcccttcacctacatgtccattgaaatctgcaccaatgactctctcacctctggagatgctctgcatcacttcatctaactcactccagaatttctccttctcttctaactcacatcctacctgtggggcataaccactcacaacattgaacatcaccccttcaacttccagcttcagactcatcaacctgtctgatactcttttcacctctagaaccttcctcacaaaatcctctttcaatataactcctactccatttctcttcctatctgacccatggtagaacaacttgaaccctgctcctaagcttctagccttgctacctttccacctgctctcctggacacacagtatgtccaccttccttctctgcatcatgtcgatcaactctctagtcttccctgtcatagtaccaacattcaaagtccccactgtcagtcctacattcttagctttcctcttctctctctgcctacgaacacaccttcctcctcctcttcttcgtTTTCAActaacagtagtccaatttccaccagtaccctgtaggtcaacagcaccggtggcggtcgttgttaacctgggccccgaccaatccggtatggaagtctttgtcacgattcgcatgtttgatttggcatgtgttttacgtcggatgcccttcctgcgacaaccctctgcatttatccagacttgggactggcacaagaagacactggcttgtgcccccttgcggttgcattgaaGAGTATCCtgaggtatgagtccttattttccagatgagagagggagtagtggatggcTGCAGCAATGGCAGTCTGTTGAGGTGATGCTGGTGGTGTTggtcctgtagtctgtgatgtgctgcagtttttgccACATCAGGCACGAGTCAGCATTAGAGTAGAagctgtccagcttctctcttctctcggcctcttggccgctgtgatggcttttctcagtctgtacttcgcagctttgtactcggtctcattgcctgatctaaatgcaagagagcAAGCATGTAGCATCTGACTTCTTCTGATttggaaacttcctgatttgtatggtgGGCACGATGTTATcgacacaagtgctgatgtacccagtcacatactcagcataatcCTGTACGCTGATGGAAAagtcctccagagtggctgTCGATTTAAACACGtcccagtctgtcagagcaaaacagtcctgcaaggTTCTCTCAGTGTCTGGGATccagagtttaacctgtttggtgacagggtgtgtttgtttcagtctttgtctgtaagcattgtacaggaacaaagagatgtggtctgagtgtctGAAGTGGGGGCAGGGTGCCGCCCTGTATGCACCAcgtatgttgctgtaaacatgATCGAGAGTGTTCTTATCAAGTGTGGGAATGAAGTcaccagcaacaataaaaacagcgtcaGGATGAGCCGTTTCTAACACGCTGATGACGTAAACACCCATATCCCCCTTTAGTCTTACCGGACGCGGCCACTTGATTGCCTCGGTGAACAGACTGAGTCTGTAGCTGAATGGCGTCCTCTGGGACTTTGTCTGAGAGCCAGGTCTCGGTGAAAATCAGGGCGCAGCACTCTCTGATTTCCCGTTGGGTTGTAATCCTGGCTCATAGCTcgtccagtttgttttccagggaCCGCACATTCGCTAGCTGGAGGCTAGGTAGCGGTGGTAGCATGGAGCCCTCCCCTCTTGCCTCACTTGCGTCGCCGTCTCTGAAGCGCTCTCCTGGGGTCAACTAACTCACTCAAGCCCGGTGCTTCGTTGCCCCCGGGGTGGTTTCGGTGGTGACTCTGGGAGCGAACATGAGTTGTAGCAGAATACAACTAGTAAAGTCAGTGTGTTGTGAGTTGGTGATGTCCAGTAATGGCTGTCGGTTGTATGTTAGCAGTGCATGACATTTATATACTGCAGAAAatacaagaaacacacaaagaagacaTTTCAGTGCGGAGCGAGCAAACACGTCTGCCTCGGAGGGAGCCATGTTGAGTGGACtgatttttggtttggtttttgtatAGAACGAGGGCCATGTTTACGTCATCTACAGATCTGTTGGCTCTATAGACGAACTGCAGGAGGTCCAGAAGGGGTTCGGATCtcagtaaaaagaaattacgtatttttgtcttttatatattattaagttaaatacataaatatacttatataatatatttttttttacacgtcaCTTTGTAGGAAACCATCAAGTTTCcattcttctcctccctccctccctcagacaaacctcactctgcttctttgccaaacaatagatcacacatttctttgttaaTGTGTCTCTGTTATCACCAAACCAATGAACTGTTTCTCAGAAACTTATGTTTTTCCAGGAAACTTGCGTCAGCCATTTTCTGACCAATAAAGCAGCTGGACACTGAGGAAAAGTTCCTTTTGGAATCAAATGCTGCCAAATACAGGACTTAATTGGAcactctgtgtgtctcactgacGTCAAAGGTAACTTCAACTTCAAGAACCGAGTCCAAAGTGTCTGACAATTGGACAGAACATGATGCCACAGGAAGGAGAACAAGTAGGTTAACACCAGTTCAGCacctttcaattcaattaaactttatttagcgccaattcacaacaaagtcatctcaaggcactttacagaataaagtcaaggttataaagatgtatagagagaacccaacaattccccctggagcaagccataggcaacagtggagaggtaaaactccctttaacggaaaaaacctccagcagaaccaggctcagggtggacgaacatctgccttgaccggttggggtgagtggaaaggggagagagaaaagaacagagcaacaaaaagcaacaacaaaacatcgggtaggttgtaggatcagtagctgcacactcgaagacacacagcttcaaagccagggacacctgcagaaatggacagagagagggggaaagggaaggacaaagacaactacgggagaaaacacagagttaatgtcatacagtggtgacaagaagaggaaaggagctcggtgaattggggggtgggtcccccagcagtctaaacctttagcagcataactataactaaagatcagctttattaaagaggaaggttttgagcctagacttaaaagtagaaagggtgtctgcttcccgaatctgaactgggagctggttgtctgattttagaagtaaaaaattgtgggacatccaggcctttatgtcttgtaggcttgaagctttattaactgattattttcatctggttccatagataaatataactgggtatca harbors:
- the LOC137137068 gene encoding transmembrane protease serine 11E-like, translating into MASYKVMSVVTLQTPESLSQLDDGECPWMESLQKDGRRVCGRTLVDEDSVLSSVDCFSSLPTGCVWTLPPTLSKYNCLDNEGCLV